A single genomic interval of Solimonas sp. K1W22B-7 harbors:
- a CDS encoding sulfite exporter TauE/SafE family protein, translating to MQDWAFSLAGLVVGTAVGATGVGGGSLMTPILILFYGITPAVAVGTDLLYASISKAFGVLLHGRNGSLDWKIVGWLAAGSVPAALLTLLFLHHHGADKELDQLIKLVLAVAVLVTATVSLLQDRFWHALQRNQGGFVEWLHGAGQRPMTVVCGVLIGALVTISSVGAGVIGMMMLLILYPKHAPIRLVGSDLAHAVLITGIAGLGHAGIGTVNYNMLVFLLVGALPGIWIGSRIGFRLSDKALKKTIAGLLIFIAVTMLWKIFAH from the coding sequence ATGCAGGATTGGGCCTTTTCCCTGGCGGGACTCGTGGTGGGCACGGCGGTCGGCGCGACCGGCGTCGGCGGCGGCTCGCTGATGACGCCGATCCTGATCCTGTTCTATGGCATCACCCCGGCGGTGGCGGTCGGCACCGACCTGCTCTATGCCAGCATCAGCAAGGCCTTCGGCGTGCTGCTGCACGGCCGCAACGGTTCCCTGGACTGGAAGATCGTCGGCTGGCTGGCGGCCGGCAGCGTGCCGGCGGCGCTGCTGACCCTGCTGTTCCTGCACCACCATGGCGCCGACAAGGAACTGGATCAGCTGATCAAGCTGGTGCTGGCCGTTGCGGTGTTGGTCACGGCGACGGTGTCGCTGCTGCAGGACCGCTTCTGGCATGCCCTGCAGCGCAACCAGGGCGGCTTCGTCGAGTGGCTGCACGGTGCCGGCCAGCGCCCCATGACGGTGGTCTGCGGCGTGCTGATCGGCGCGCTGGTGACGATCTCCTCGGTGGGCGCCGGCGTCATCGGCATGATGATGCTGCTGATCCTGTATCCGAAGCACGCTCCGATCCGCCTGGTCGGCAGCGACCTGGCGCATGCGGTGCTGATCACCGGTATCGCCGGCCTTGGCCACGCCGGCATCGGTACGGTGAACTACAACATGCTGGTGTTCCTGCTGGTCGGCGCCCTGCCGGGCATCTGGATCGGCAGCCGCATCGGCTTCCGCCTGTCGGACAAGGCGCTGAAGAAGACCATCGCCGGCCTGCTGATCTTCATTGCGGTGACGATGCTCTGGAAGATTTTCGCTCACTGA
- a CDS encoding DUF1302 domain-containing protein has product MAAAKASRGGGVAVLALLILLSPAARAESWTEGWDTDWKNRVTLGAQLRTEARDPALVGKANLDPQLCAQDDCLSASPNNTEPNERYLAAPGARNMVYDEGNLNYDRGDLIASPLKWTSTFQLRRDDLIFHVGALGFYDFTNASLKEYHPNQIVQPGPQPGQPVRNERDREAIKDIGYNLQLLDAYVQDTFDVFGRPLDVSIGRQRIIWGESSFVTQGSLNVINPPDANNLVRPGQDFEEVYRPVGMLLLRMPLSDEISTEAFYQFEWRPVGIPSRGSYFSFFNAGNEVTENEGISAPFGKIPYDPLQVGTPANDVFDLVTQTSFTLRRAPNREPDDLGQFGMALYYHPEWLDGSELGLYAANYHSRIPAASAYASAASCTRREGNPSGIDAVDLTSFVAACGVPGTHLRDAAPLDSVRYFVDYPEDVRLFGLSFSTLAAGVAVRGELAYRPNQPVQVDLEDVLFAAFQPALPRQDIPLFGTDQTLPGLIAALQDSGNVSDVLLNTIRNLPGAIGALQGLLAAPNLLGTTVPGSRRIPDFVTGYRGGAPGEIVPGQYIRGYERMKVAQGSLGLTRIFGNTALLGTTDSLLLFELTGIWLPDLPSQSQLQFEGPGTDTHAGPGAHDTGNALFLNPIRNTGGYVTSFSWGYRAGAMLHYSDVLKEGLNVRPLLVFTHDVSGVSPGLGENFLEGRKIAIFDVRLNYGPFDASVAQTFLFGGGDRNTLHDRDFFTASIGMRF; this is encoded by the coding sequence ATGGCGGCAGCAAAGGCTAGTCGCGGCGGCGGGGTTGCCGTCCTGGCGCTGCTGATCCTGCTGTCGCCGGCCGCACGCGCCGAAAGCTGGACCGAGGGCTGGGACACGGACTGGAAGAATCGCGTCACGCTCGGTGCGCAGCTGCGCACTGAAGCGCGCGATCCGGCGCTGGTGGGCAAGGCCAATCTGGATCCGCAGCTTTGCGCGCAGGACGACTGCCTCTCCGCAAGCCCGAACAACACCGAGCCCAACGAGCGCTATCTGGCGGCGCCGGGCGCGCGGAACATGGTCTATGACGAGGGCAACCTGAACTACGACCGGGGCGACCTGATCGCCTCGCCGCTGAAATGGACCTCGACGTTCCAGCTGCGCCGCGACGACCTGATCTTCCACGTCGGCGCGCTGGGGTTCTACGACTTCACCAACGCCAGCCTGAAGGAATACCACCCGAACCAGATCGTGCAGCCGGGGCCGCAGCCCGGCCAGCCGGTGCGCAACGAGCGCGACCGGGAGGCGATCAAGGACATCGGCTACAACCTCCAGCTGCTCGATGCCTACGTGCAGGACACTTTCGACGTGTTCGGCCGGCCGCTGGACGTCAGCATCGGCCGCCAGCGCATCATCTGGGGCGAGTCGAGCTTCGTCACGCAGGGCAGCCTCAACGTCATCAATCCGCCGGACGCCAACAACCTGGTGCGGCCCGGGCAGGACTTCGAGGAGGTCTATCGGCCGGTGGGCATGCTGCTGCTGCGCATGCCGCTGAGCGACGAAATCAGCACGGAAGCCTTCTACCAGTTCGAATGGCGCCCGGTCGGCATTCCGTCGCGGGGCTCGTACTTCTCGTTCTTCAACGCGGGCAACGAGGTGACCGAGAACGAAGGCATCAGCGCGCCGTTCGGCAAGATTCCCTACGACCCCCTGCAGGTCGGCACGCCGGCGAACGATGTCTTCGACCTGGTCACGCAGACCAGCTTTACCCTGCGGCGGGCGCCGAACCGGGAACCCGACGACCTGGGCCAGTTCGGCATGGCGCTGTACTACCATCCCGAGTGGCTGGACGGGTCCGAACTGGGCTTGTACGCCGCCAACTACCACTCGCGCATCCCCGCGGCCAGTGCCTACGCCTCCGCTGCGAGTTGCACGCGGCGCGAAGGCAACCCCTCGGGCATCGATGCGGTGGACCTGACCAGCTTCGTCGCCGCCTGCGGCGTCCCCGGCACGCATCTGCGCGATGCCGCGCCGCTGGACAGCGTGCGCTACTTCGTCGACTACCCCGAAGACGTCCGCCTGTTCGGCCTCAGCTTCAGCACGCTGGCCGCCGGCGTCGCGGTTCGCGGCGAATTGGCTTACCGCCCGAACCAGCCGGTGCAGGTGGACCTGGAGGACGTGCTGTTCGCCGCCTTCCAGCCGGCCTTGCCAAGGCAGGACATCCCGCTGTTCGGCACCGACCAAACCCTGCCGGGCCTGATTGCCGCGCTGCAGGACAGCGGCAACGTCAGCGACGTGCTGTTGAACACGATCCGCAACCTGCCCGGTGCGATCGGCGCCTTGCAGGGCCTGCTGGCGGCACCGAACCTGCTCGGCACCACGGTGCCCGGTTCCCGCAGGATTCCCGACTTCGTCACCGGCTACCGCGGCGGTGCGCCCGGCGAGATCGTGCCCGGGCAGTACATCCGCGGCTATGAGCGGATGAAGGTGGCACAGGGCTCGCTGGGCCTGACCCGCATCTTCGGCAACACCGCCTTGCTGGGCACCACGGATTCGCTGCTGCTGTTCGAGCTGACCGGCATCTGGCTGCCGGACCTGCCGTCGCAGTCGCAGCTGCAGTTCGAAGGCCCCGGCACCGATACGCATGCCGGCCCCGGCGCCCACGACACCGGCAACGCCCTGTTCCTCAACCCGATCCGCAACACGGGAGGCTATGTCACCTCGTTCTCCTGGGGATACCGCGCGGGCGCGATGCTCCACTACAGCGACGTGCTCAAGGAGGGTCTCAACGTACGTCCGCTGCTGGTCTTTACCCACGACGTGTCCGGCGTATCGCCGGGGCTCGGCGAGAACTTTCTCGAAGGCCGCAAGATCGCGATCTTCGACGTGCGCCTGAACTATGGTCCCTTCGACGCCAGCGTGGCGCAGACCTTCCTGTTCGGCGGTGGCGACCGCAATACCTTGCACGACCGGGATTTCTTCACGGCGAGCATCGGCATGCGCTTCTGA
- the cysB gene encoding HTH-type transcriptional regulator CysB gives MKLRQLHYIHEVAKRGLNVTAAAEALFTSQPGVSKQIKLLEEELGVDVFVRNGKHLSEITPAGKRILDYTSRLLSEAENIKNVAEEFRDSDRGDLSIATTHTQARYALPQVIQRFRKLYPKVTLHLHQGSPPQIAKMAAEGQADFAIATEAMHHFDSLVMLPCYQWNRCVLVKPNHPLAAIRKLTLKDVASYPIVTYTFGFTGRSKLDQAFAARGLKPDVVLTAVDADVIKTYVRLDLGVGIVANMAYDEKIDKDLKRLPANHLFEPSVTHVGFRRGMFLRRYMYDFMSIFADHLTRELIDELTGIADHEARELRTQQLIDPAALPES, from the coding sequence ATGAAACTCCGCCAGCTCCACTACATCCACGAAGTGGCCAAACGCGGCCTCAACGTCACCGCGGCGGCCGAGGCCCTGTTCACCTCCCAGCCCGGTGTTTCCAAGCAGATCAAGCTGCTGGAAGAGGAACTGGGAGTGGACGTCTTCGTGCGCAACGGCAAGCACCTGTCGGAGATCACCCCAGCCGGCAAGCGCATCCTCGACTACACCTCCCGCCTGCTGTCCGAGGCCGAGAACATCAAGAACGTGGCGGAGGAGTTCCGCGACTCCGACCGCGGCGACCTGTCGATCGCCACCACCCATACCCAGGCCCGGTACGCCCTGCCGCAGGTGATCCAGCGCTTCCGCAAGCTCTACCCCAAGGTCACCCTGCACCTGCACCAGGGCTCGCCGCCGCAGATCGCCAAGATGGCGGCCGAGGGCCAGGCCGACTTCGCCATCGCCACCGAGGCGATGCACCACTTCGACAGCCTGGTGATGCTGCCCTGCTACCAGTGGAACCGCTGCGTGCTGGTCAAGCCGAACCACCCGCTGGCGGCGATCCGCAAGCTGACCCTGAAGGACGTGGCGAGCTACCCGATCGTCACCTACACCTTCGGCTTCACCGGCCGCTCCAAGCTCGACCAGGCCTTCGCCGCGCGTGGCCTGAAGCCCGACGTGGTGCTGACCGCGGTCGATGCCGACGTCATCAAGACCTACGTACGGCTGGACCTGGGGGTGGGCATCGTCGCCAACATGGCCTACGACGAAAAGATCGACAAGGACCTCAAGCGGCTCCCGGCCAATCACCTGTTCGAGCCCAGCGTGACCCACGTCGGCTTCCGCCGCGGCATGTTCCTTCGTCGGTATATGTATGATTTCATGTCTATTTTTGCCGATCACCTGACGCGGGAACTGATCGACGAACTGACCGGTATCGCCGACCATGAGGCGCGCGAACTGCGCACCCAGCAGCTGATCGACCCGGCGGCGCTGCCCGAATCCTGA
- a CDS encoding Abi-alpha family protein: protein MKSLSDTRSARERAGSLLRRLPGAGLASEGLQRIERGILQQLKQRMDRLEPQGSVSVLAVAMRSVADRSNGFNPANSLQDLLARSSEQGRDEAQAAFCDQVIASLLPDHARILSALADGSAYPLIHVLAGSRIGLTAEPMVECVSNVGRNAGVQWPEATHVYLAQLRAHGVIETGPEDPDRRVQYEMLETEQVVRDSLSRLQKAGMKGHIVRRTVMLSALGRSLWEAGRISEDITGSFADLAG, encoded by the coding sequence TTGAAGTCATTGAGCGACACCCGTTCCGCACGCGAGCGCGCCGGCAGCCTGCTGCGGCGTTTGCCCGGCGCTGGCCTTGCGAGCGAGGGCCTGCAGCGCATCGAGCGCGGCATCCTGCAGCAACTCAAGCAGCGCATGGACCGCCTGGAGCCCCAGGGCTCCGTGTCGGTGCTGGCGGTGGCCATGCGTTCGGTCGCGGACCGCAGCAATGGGTTCAACCCCGCGAACAGCCTGCAGGATCTGCTGGCGCGTTCTTCGGAACAGGGGCGCGACGAGGCACAGGCCGCGTTCTGCGACCAGGTGATCGCCAGCCTGCTGCCGGACCATGCGCGCATCCTGTCGGCGCTGGCCGACGGCTCTGCCTATCCGCTGATTCACGTCCTCGCCGGTTCGCGCATCGGTCTTACCGCGGAGCCGATGGTGGAATGCGTCAGCAACGTCGGCCGCAACGCCGGCGTGCAATGGCCCGAAGCCACCCACGTCTACCTGGCGCAGCTGCGCGCCCACGGCGTGATCGAGACCGGCCCGGAGGATCCGGACCGGCGGGTGCAGTACGAAATGCTGGAAACCGAGCAGGTGGTCCGCGACAGCCTGTCACGGTTGCAAAAGGCGGGCATGAAGGGCCACATCGTGCGGCGCACGGTGATGCTGTCGGCGCTGGGACGCTCGTTGTGGGAAGCGGGGCGCATCAGCGAAGACATCACGGGTTCGTTCGCCGACCTGGCGGGCTGA
- a CDS encoding nitrite/sulfite reductase has translation MYRYDSYDQQLVDDRVDQFRDQTQRFLAGQLPDDEFRSLRLRNGLYVQRFAPMLRVSIPYGLISSQQMRMLGHIARKYDKGYGHFTTRQNIQYNWPKLEEVPDILADLASVQMHAIQTSGNCIRNITTDHLAGAAADELVDPRPYCEITRQWATFHPEFNWLPRKFKIAFCATETDRAATRLHDIGVFIVRNEQGEIGYTMYAGGGLGRTPIIAPKIRDFLPEADLLSYCEAILRVYNRLGRRDNIYKARIKILVKETGAAKFTEMVEAEWARIRDGELKLTAADFERIRKHFDAHPYAADAAADSSFDAAIAADSAFAAFVRRNVKAHRAPGYKAVFISLKAPGIAPGDATAEQMELVAQLADDYSFGEVRSTHDQNLVLAEVRQQDVHAVWKALKAQGLATPNIGLLTDLICCPGLDFCSLANAGSIGVSDDIGDAFESMDDLYDIGEMKIKMSGCMNGCGHHTVGHIGILGVDKKGEEWYQVTLGGSAENDASLGDRTGPSFDRAHIVQAVERIIEVYLEQRASEDESFLKTYRRVGMAPFKTRLYAEEAVAA, from the coding sequence ATGTACCGCTACGATTCATACGACCAGCAGCTGGTCGACGACCGCGTCGATCAGTTCCGCGACCAGACCCAGCGTTTTCTGGCCGGCCAGCTTCCCGACGACGAATTCCGCAGCCTGCGCCTGCGCAACGGCCTGTACGTGCAGCGCTTCGCGCCGATGCTGCGGGTCAGCATCCCCTACGGCCTGATCTCGTCGCAGCAGATGCGCATGCTGGGCCACATCGCCCGCAAGTACGACAAGGGCTACGGCCACTTCACGACGCGCCAGAACATCCAGTACAACTGGCCGAAGCTGGAGGAAGTGCCCGACATCCTGGCCGACCTCGCCAGCGTGCAGATGCACGCGATCCAGACCTCCGGCAACTGCATCCGCAACATCACCACCGACCACCTGGCCGGTGCCGCCGCCGACGAGCTGGTGGACCCGCGTCCCTACTGCGAAATCACCCGCCAGTGGGCGACCTTCCACCCGGAATTCAACTGGCTGCCGCGCAAGTTCAAGATCGCGTTCTGCGCCACTGAAACCGACCGTGCGGCGACGCGCCTGCACGACATCGGTGTGTTCATCGTGCGCAACGAACAGGGCGAGATCGGCTACACCATGTACGCCGGCGGCGGCCTCGGCCGCACGCCGATCATCGCGCCGAAGATCCGCGACTTCCTGCCGGAAGCCGACCTGCTGTCGTACTGCGAGGCGATCCTGCGCGTGTACAACCGCCTGGGCCGCCGCGACAACATCTACAAGGCGCGCATCAAGATCCTGGTCAAGGAAACCGGCGCGGCGAAGTTCACCGAGATGGTCGAGGCCGAGTGGGCCAGGATCCGCGACGGCGAGCTGAAGCTCACCGCGGCCGACTTCGAGCGCATCCGCAAGCATTTCGACGCGCATCCTTATGCCGCCGACGCCGCGGCCGACAGCAGCTTCGACGCGGCCATCGCCGCCGATTCGGCCTTCGCCGCCTTCGTCAGGCGCAACGTCAAGGCACACCGTGCGCCCGGCTACAAGGCGGTGTTCATCTCGCTCAAGGCCCCCGGCATCGCCCCCGGCGACGCCACCGCCGAGCAGATGGAGCTGGTGGCCCAGCTGGCCGACGACTACAGCTTCGGCGAAGTCCGCTCCACGCATGACCAGAACCTGGTGCTGGCGGAAGTGCGCCAGCAAGACGTCCACGCCGTCTGGAAGGCGCTCAAGGCCCAAGGCCTGGCCACGCCGAACATCGGCCTGCTGACCGACCTGATCTGCTGCCCCGGCCTGGATTTCTGCTCGCTGGCCAATGCCGGCTCGATCGGCGTGTCCGACGATATCGGCGACGCTTTCGAGTCGATGGATGATCTCTACGACATCGGCGAGATGAAGATCAAGATGTCCGGCTGCATGAACGGCTGCGGCCACCACACGGTGGGCCACATCGGCATCCTCGGCGTCGACAAGAAGGGCGAGGAGTGGTACCAGGTGACGCTCGGCGGCTCCGCCGAGAACGACGCCTCCCTGGGCGATCGCACCGGCCCCTCCTTCGACCGCGCGCACATCGTGCAGGCCGTGGAGCGCATCATCGAGGTCTACCTCGAGCAGCGCGCCAGCGAAGACGAAAGCTTCCTGAAGACCTATCGCCGCGTCGGCATGGCCCCCTTCAAGACCCGCCTGTATGCCGAAGAGGCGGTGGCCGCATGA
- the cysG gene encoding siroheme synthase CysG yields MEHFPIFLRLKEARVLVIGGGEVAARKIRLLRRAGARIEIVARELNAELSGMAAAGELAHGGAEFDPAQVDGCRLVVAATDDLPLNARVAAAAMAANVPVNVVDNPELSTYITPSIVERSPVTVAIGTGGAAPVLARRLRERIETLLPVAYGRLGEFMGRHRPRVKALPTEARRKLWEDFLDGPGPERLFVGDESAAAIELESLLLGEPPRGEVYLVGAGPGDPDLLTFRALRLMQQADVVLYDRLVSPAILDLVRRDAERLFVGKQRNLHTVPQEEINAELVRLAEQGKRVLRLKGGDPFIFGRGGEEIDQIAARGIPFQVVPGITAASGCSAYAGIPLTHRDYAQSCIFVTGHARADGTLNLHWDQLARRGQTVVIYMGLATLPELCRQFIAHGLPPDWPAAIVEDGTSRSQRVLASTLADLPGQVARSDVKGATLVIVGEVVKLRERLKWFQAGR; encoded by the coding sequence ATGGAACATTTCCCGATATTCCTGCGCCTGAAAGAGGCGCGGGTGCTGGTCATCGGTGGCGGCGAAGTCGCCGCCCGCAAGATCCGCCTGCTGCGCAGGGCCGGCGCGCGGATCGAGATCGTCGCGCGCGAGCTCAACGCCGAGCTGTCCGGCATGGCCGCGGCCGGCGAGCTTGCCCACGGCGGTGCGGAATTCGATCCGGCCCAGGTCGATGGCTGCCGGCTGGTGGTCGCGGCCACGGACGACCTGCCGCTCAACGCCCGCGTCGCCGCCGCGGCCATGGCCGCCAACGTGCCGGTCAACGTCGTCGACAACCCCGAGCTGTCCACCTACATCACGCCCTCGATCGTCGAGCGCTCGCCGGTGACGGTGGCGATCGGTACCGGCGGCGCGGCCCCGGTGCTGGCGCGGCGCCTGCGCGAGCGCATCGAGACCCTGCTGCCGGTGGCCTATGGCCGTCTCGGAGAGTTCATGGGGCGCCACCGCCCGCGGGTGAAGGCGCTGCCGACGGAGGCGCGCCGCAAGCTCTGGGAGGACTTCCTCGACGGCCCCGGTCCGGAGCGCCTGTTCGTCGGCGACGAAAGCGCCGCCGCGATCGAACTGGAAAGCCTGTTGCTGGGCGAGCCGCCGCGTGGCGAGGTGTACCTGGTCGGTGCCGGCCCCGGCGACCCGGACCTGCTGACCTTCCGCGCGCTGCGCCTGATGCAGCAGGCCGACGTGGTGCTTTACGACCGCCTGGTGTCGCCGGCGATCCTGGACCTGGTGCGCCGCGATGCGGAACGCCTGTTCGTCGGCAAGCAGCGCAACCTGCATACCGTGCCGCAGGAGGAGATCAACGCCGAACTGGTGCGGCTGGCGGAGCAGGGCAAGCGGGTACTGCGCCTCAAGGGTGGCGACCCCTTCATCTTCGGGCGTGGCGGCGAGGAGATCGACCAGATCGCCGCACGCGGCATTCCCTTCCAGGTGGTGCCCGGCATCACCGCCGCCAGCGGCTGCTCGGCCTATGCCGGCATTCCGCTGACGCACCGCGACTACGCGCAATCCTGCATCTTCGTCACCGGCCATGCGCGCGCCGACGGCACGCTGAACCTGCACTGGGACCAGCTGGCGCGACGCGGCCAGACCGTGGTGATCTACATGGGCCTGGCGACGCTGCCGGAGCTGTGCCGGCAGTTCATCGCCCATGGACTGCCGCCGGACTGGCCGGCGGCGATCGTCGAGGACGGCACCTCGCGCTCGCAGCGCGTACTGGCATCGACGCTGGCAGACCTGCCGGGGCAGGTGGCGCGCTCCGACGTCAAGGGCGCCACGCTGGTGATCGTTGGCGAGGTCGTGAAGCTGCGCGAGCGCCTGAAGTGGTTCCAGGCCGGGCGCTGA
- a CDS encoding DUF4282 domain-containing protein, whose translation MQDKPGRDTSGWQAARLGLADILRGLADWQLRTIITTAMAPTIYAVCVGGVLAINLYLALQAFQQSQASGLVWLLLIMPITSITGIVIVRVVLESLLSLFRIVVYMESLMEQLHTLRGQTESIADRVEDLPLPRIQFWRNRKRGSEGKTTEGDGHGGSKG comes from the coding sequence ATGCAAGACAAGCCCGGCCGGGACACCTCCGGCTGGCAGGCGGCCCGCCTCGGGCTGGCCGACATCCTGCGCGGCCTGGCCGACTGGCAGCTGCGCACCATCATCACCACCGCCATGGCGCCGACCATCTATGCCGTCTGCGTCGGCGGCGTGCTGGCGATCAACCTCTACCTGGCCCTGCAGGCCTTCCAGCAGTCCCAGGCCTCGGGCCTGGTGTGGCTGCTGCTGATCATGCCGATCACCTCGATCACCGGCATCGTCATCGTGCGCGTGGTGCTGGAATCGCTGCTGTCGCTGTTCCGCATCGTGGTGTACATGGAATCGCTGATGGAGCAGCTGCACACGCTGCGCGGCCAGACCGAGTCGATCGCCGACCGCGTCGAGGACCTGCCGCTGCCGCGCATCCAGTTCTGGCGCAACCGCAAGCGTGGCTCGGAAGGCAAGACCACGGAGGGGGACGGCCATGGCGGCAGCAAAGGCTAG
- a CDS encoding AraC family transcriptional regulator has translation MSAHWDYPRNVCSVRVLTEVAAGHGMTVAECLHGTRVDSATLQDHGAMVGACDELQVIRNLQARLGTSLPLALEAGLRYHPTTFGVWGFMILSSGTLQQAVEVGMRYLRLTSFYSRIRLVDNGDELFVVAEDSELPADVRDFLVERDGATLMNLAQDILPLKFSLTRVDARREKPPYARRAEALFGRPIVYGQTENRVGLNKAMLGWKLPQADLPMRRMFEAECERLLQRHQTLAGIAGRVRERLLRDPHRMPTMETVAAEFKETARTLRRRLDAAGTRFENLVEETRQTLAEELLRGTNLAISEVAERLGYSEPSTFIRAFKRWKSISPQRFRKSG, from the coding sequence GTGTCAGCCCATTGGGACTATCCGCGCAACGTCTGCAGCGTCCGCGTGCTCACCGAGGTGGCGGCCGGGCACGGCATGACCGTGGCCGAATGCCTGCACGGCACTCGCGTCGATTCCGCCACGCTGCAGGACCACGGCGCCATGGTCGGCGCCTGTGACGAATTGCAGGTGATCCGCAACCTGCAGGCGCGACTCGGCACGTCCCTGCCCCTGGCACTGGAAGCCGGCCTGCGCTACCACCCCACCACCTTCGGGGTGTGGGGCTTCATGATCCTCAGCAGCGGGACGCTACAGCAGGCGGTGGAGGTCGGCATGCGCTACCTGCGGCTGACCTCGTTCTACAGCCGTATCCGCCTGGTCGACAACGGTGACGAACTGTTCGTGGTGGCCGAGGATTCCGAACTGCCGGCCGACGTGCGCGACTTCCTGGTGGAACGCGACGGCGCCACGCTGATGAACTTGGCCCAGGACATCCTGCCGCTGAAGTTTTCCCTGACGCGGGTGGATGCGCGCCGCGAGAAGCCGCCCTATGCCAGGCGCGCGGAGGCGCTGTTCGGGCGCCCCATCGTCTACGGCCAGACCGAGAACCGTGTCGGGCTGAACAAGGCCATGCTGGGCTGGAAGCTGCCGCAGGCCGACCTGCCGATGCGCCGGATGTTCGAGGCCGAGTGCGAGCGCCTGCTGCAGCGCCACCAGACCCTGGCCGGCATCGCCGGGCGCGTGCGCGAACGCCTGCTGCGAGACCCGCACCGCATGCCGACGATGGAAACCGTGGCGGCCGAGTTCAAGGAAACCGCGCGCACGCTGCGCCGCCGCCTGGACGCCGCCGGCACGCGCTTCGAGAACCTGGTGGAGGAAACCCGCCAGACACTGGCGGAGGAACTGCTGCGCGGCACCAACCTGGCGATCTCGGAGGTGGCCGAGCGGCTCGGCTATTCCGAGCCTTCCACCTTCATCCGCGCCTTCAAGCGCTGGAAGTCGATCTCGCCGCAGCGCTTCCGCAAATCAGGCTAG